One window of the Sander lucioperca isolate FBNREF2018 chromosome 5, SLUC_FBN_1.2, whole genome shotgun sequence genome contains the following:
- the si:dkey-202l22.6 gene encoding up-regulator of cell proliferation isoform X2: MGLEAFWTTPLDPASILDISTWALENQEPMEPKDLPNAFLQRLWLLSPDARSPCCKPLHDVLNNANKSPEEIINDFGGESQSAINPLDLVAAVFMSANTFLQQEMTVRMLQCQFAVPLVLPNIDPEEPSRFLLWPLRGAVSQWRSHFPDNNSKVYEGDLASTYMPVVSCVKLGYSGVSKSQVLNNVISGLRSPSDTFLHRGMDGGQLPRRLSNGLVEIGWYLPTGDTTRDIFPVPVVISNLRGDASSHEKCLSLLCKVSSAVVVFCGDLREKEKLILASCKNMASKLILIDLSDAEKNENRVVGFAGPNLEEYMGVPRGSVLQGRDLSEEELANRLCDTLKDLLPDELKHVTLEAAAKLAEELGLNVDEGAACEKAMAKVEEVLRGLDEGSAQFREKQLPLQGPSWSKLAEIEKEESKRRKEGKEIDPQLQKEKKEILVELSSYKMTPAMKIFTDTLFTTDTVERTYFLSWMKLRLWLKQIEKLNSPQDLFTNLQTEMKDGMPEHYELQNGINDDLGDSDSFCTDSTFEEETTEEQQVSEQQQMCLDVSFDQVASCSQPFEPDPSMLGLEHFLREMGLIFELTHISPGSGSHNVLRLPSLATDLLLYGIPLELMDGDASNIPIRWLGCVFAELKRRLPQEHCRTRVLTNLGVHHDRNAEVLSALFGVKFPDGRKRATRGVYMFALCLPDNLRKDMECDFLFLIDVGLCSMSLDNNTNMLIHDNEMATVATGLSDVLMQSISSHVGTEFEANFTVIVNALLRIKECGSMPICQLLAQDESINSLLQASQLRRVSDMLQTEIGDRGTSNANNHYAKTTSSITCVKGPWYNMSLSEPIDTQYSKAVLKLKQNLLGALKKCAANSEAKSLPEFMSRLCAVWDTVKAESFSIGMHNTDIALAFSLLCTEFSQWENTFLEHIESWLNGARRKIFATKAKAVDASIQNDLLSELKDEAREEVKTEVDKLRSKGEAYLMKENILNMNTFRPILMSNMDDLQERVTEEIIERLGTVNESHCSLTQLEKFEGLLEKEQESKLHTLLENSKSTKVLLQDTELEEEFEGAWSKTLSNFDFRPSETDDITARVTDILKENLISRGLHKHMKKLEVNGQNQTASFQVYDEHFGYRSRLKHMFEDNNRQQRLEAQRVACNIIEEYNQFVADKSILPADFSDSYVTTLLDNVEKALKETSMEIRSAFEVELKVYLCSAACQDFQKLHDRYAKDSEFLTGITATKSTYMAEFIYQFRKRDQCQRVAQAFTSMIIKPTVLDYIYRPLGMCIVEEIQAKAQQYQSPRAFHQSFLEELIEEDCFESFLEYLLSYENIRVRKIQETVVAHLSESTSLNKWRQQRLGEIIGKTAAAVSQAAEGTNGVLSDTKPLLERVCLTLESDGDVDVSRASLDGPFFSITTEWDRFVTCLMELLAVMRLDLAQEFSQNVDITQLLQCLPIQPQCFLLSRVRGCDQQCPLCGAPCELNEMGHEVHRALLHRPKDMLPHDSGSLSCPLSCPESMTEDNPGMSKDTEDMSVARRVLHSLYPDWIISPEDPNSQMPSAYWRYVLGRFSERFAKEYKQGPTKIPEEWKTITKEEALYSLKEAFLPE; this comes from the exons ATGGGCCTGGAGGCCttctggactacaccactggaccCAGCATCTATTTTGGACATCAGCACTTGGGCTCTGGAGAACCAGGAACCTATGGAGCCCAAGGATCTACCAAATGCTTTCCTCCAACGCCTTTGGCTGCTTAGCCCAGATGCCCGAAGTCCTTGCTGCAAACCTCTGCATGATGTTCTGAACAATGCCAACAAATCACCCGAGGAGATAATCAATGATTTCGGAGGAGAAAGCCAGAGTGCCATCAACCCTCTTGATCTTGTTGCAGCTGTCTTTATGTCTGCCAACACTTTCCTTCAGCAGGAGATGACTGTGCGCATGTTGCAATGCCAGTTTGCTGTGCCCCTGGTCCTTCCAAACATAGATCCAGAAGAACCTAGTCGCTTCCTTCTTTGGCCTTTGAGAGGTGCTGTAAGCCAATGGAGGTCTCATTTTCCGGATAATAACAGTAAGGTCTATGAGGGGGATTTGGCAAGTACATACATGCCTGTAGTTTCTTGTGTAAAGCTTGGTTACAGTGGTGTCTCTAAGTCCCAGGTACTAAACAATGTTATAAGTGGACTCAGATCTCCAAGTGACACATTTCTCCACAGGGGAATGGATGGAGGACAGCTTCCACGTAGGCTCTCCAATGGCCTGGTAGAGATTGGATGGTATCTTCCCACTGGAGACACTACCAGAGATATTTTCCCTGTCCCTGTGGTAATCTCTAACCTCCGTGGTGATGCCAGTTCACATGAGAAATGCCTCAGCCTTCTATGTAAAGTGTCTTCAGCTGTGGTTGTTTTCTGTGGGGATCttagggagaaagaaaaactaATTCTTGCCTCCTGCAAAAATATGGCCAGCAAACTCATATTGATTGACCTATCAGATGCTGAGAAGAATGAGAACAGAGTTGTGGGGTTTGCTGGTCCGAACCTTGAAGAATACATGGGGGTTCCCAGAGGATCAGTGCTGCAAGGGAGAGATTTGAGTGAGGAGGAACTGGCTAATAGGCTGTGTGACACCCTGAAAGATCTGTTACCAGATGAGCTAAAGCATGTTACACTTGAGGCAGCAGCAAAATTAGCAGAGGAGCTTGGCCTTAATGTAGATGAAGGGGCAGCGTGTGAGAAGGCAATGGCCAAAGTGGAGGAAGTATTGAGAGGTTTAGATGAGGGATCTGCTCAATTTAGAGAGAAACAGCTTCCTTTGCAGGGGCCTTCGTGGAGCAAACTTGCTGAAATAGAAAAGGAGGAGAGTAAACggagaaaagaaggaaaagaaattgATCCCCaactgcaaaaagaaaagaaagaaatcttGGTAGAGTTGAGCAGCTACAAGATGACTCCAGCGATGAAGATTTTCACTGATACGCTTTTCACAACAGATACAGTGGAAAGAACTTATTTCCTCAGTTGGATGAAACTGAGGCTTTGGCTGAAGCAAATCGAAAAACTAAACAGTCCACAAGATCTATTCACAAACCTGCAGACAGAAATGAAGGATGGCATGCCAGAACATTATGAGCTCCAAAATGGAATCAATGACGACCTAGGGGACAGTGATAGTTTCTGCACAGATTCAACATTTGAAGAAGAAACAACTGAAGAGCAGCAAGTTTCTGAGCAACAACAAATGTGTCTAGATGTTTCCTTTGATCAGGTAGCATCATGTTCACAGCCTTTTGAACCTGATCCGTCCATGCTGGGACTGGAGCACTTTTTGCGTGAGATGGGCTTGATTTTTGAGCTAACACACATCAGCCCCGGCAGTGGGAGCCACAATGTGTTGCGTCTACCTAGCTTAGCTACAGACCTTCTTCTCTATGGAATTCCACTTGAACTAATGGATGGAGATGCCTCAAACATTCCCATCCGCTGGCTGGGTTGTGTCTTTGCAGAGCTTAAACGCCGCCTTCCTCAAGAACATTGCAGGACGCGAGTGCTGACAAACCTCGGAGTGCATCATGATAGGAACGCTGAGGTTCTATCTGCATTATTTGGGGTGAAATTTCCTGATGGAAGGAAAAGAGCCACCAGAGGGGTGTACATGTTTGCCCTGTGTCTCCCAGATAACCTCAGAAAGGACATGGagtgtgattttctgtttttaattgaTGTAGGTCTCTGCTCAATGTCTCTAgacaacaacacaaatatgCTGATCCACGACAATGAGATGGCCACTGTTGCAACAGGATTGAGTGATGTCTTAATGCAGAGCATCTCTTCACATGTGGGTACTGAGTTTGAAGCTAATTTCACTGTCATAGTCAATGCTCTCCTACGCATCAAAGAATGTGGCTCCATGCCCATTTGCCAACTCCTGGCCCAGGATGAAAGCATAAACAGCTTATTACAAGCATCACAGTTAAGACGTGTATCGGATATGCTTCAGACTGAGATTGGGGACAGAGGAACCAGCAATGCTAATAACCATTATGCAAAAACCACAAGCTCCATCACCTGTGTCAAAGGGCCTTGGTACAATATGTCCCTCTCTGAACCAATTGATACGCAGTATAGTAAGGCTGTGTTAAAGCTTAAGCAAAACCTGTTGGGGGCATTGAAAAAGTGTGCAGCCAACTCTGAAGCCAAAAGTCTGCCTGAATTTATGAGCCGTTTGTGTGCTGTTTGGGATACAGTGAAAGCAGAATCATTCTCCATTGGTATGCACAATACTGACATAGCTTTAGCCTTCTCTTTATTGTGCACAGAGTTTTCCCAGTGGGAGAATACTTTCCTGGAACACATTGAAAGCTGGCTTAATGGGGCAAGAAGGAAAATCTTTGCCACAAAGGCAAAGGCTGTAGACGCTTCGATCCAAAATGACCTTCTGAGTGAGCTAAAGGATGAAGCCAGAGAGGAAGTCAAAACAGAGGTGGACAAACTCAGGTCAAAAGGAGAGGCCTATTTGATGAAAGAAAACATTCTCAACATGAACACATTCAGGCCAATCCTAATGAGCAATATGGATGACCTTCAGGAGCGAGTAACTGAAGAGATAATAGAAAGGTTGGGGACAGTCAACGAGAGCCATTGTTCTTTAACACAGTTGGAAAAATTTGAGGGCTTACTGGAAAAAGAACAGGAATCCAAGCTACACACACTGTTAGAGAACAGCAAGTCAACCAAAGTTCTCCTTCAAGATACAGAGCTAGAAGAGGAGTTTGAGGGTGCATGGAGTAAGACGTTGTCTAACTTTGACTTCAGGCCTTCAGAGACAGATGATATTACTGCAAGAGTGACTGATATTTTGAAAGAGAATCTAATCAGCCGTGGTCTccacaaacacatgaaaaaacttGAAGTTAATGGCCAAAACCAGACAGCTAGCTTCCAAGTTTATGATGAGCACTTTGGATACCGCAGCAGATTAAAGCACATGTTTGAAGACAACAACAGACAGCAGAGGTTAGAAGCTCAACGGGTAGCATGCAATATCATAGAAGAATACAATCAGTTTGTTGCAGATAAATCTATCTTACCAGCAGATTTCTCTGACAGCTACGTTACAACACTGTTAGACAATGTTGAAAAAGCTTTAAAAGAAACATCAATGGAAATCAGATCAGCTTTTGAAGTGGAACTGAAAGTTTATCTCTGCAGCGCTGCATGCCAAGACTTTCAAAAACTACATGACCGCTATGCCAAGGACAGTGAGTTTTTGACAGGTATCACTGCAACTAAGAGTACCTACATGGCAGAGTTTATCTACCAGTTCAGAAAGAGAGACCAGTGCCAGAGAGTGGCTCAAGCGTTTACCTCCATGATCATCAAACCTACAGTGTTGGACTACATCTATAGACCACTGGGGATGTGTATTGTAGAAGAAATCCAGGCTAAAGCCCAGCAGTATCAGTCCCCACGCGCCTTCCACCAAAGCTTTCTGGAAGAGCTTATAGAGGAGGACTGCTTTGAAAGCTTCCTGGAATATTTGCTTTCCTATGAAAACATCAGAGTGAGGAAGATCCAGGAGACAGTGGTGGCTCACCTCTCTGAATCAACCAGTTTGAATAAATGGAGACAACAGAGACTTGGAGAAATCATCGGAAAGACTGCGGCAGCAGTGAGCCAAGCGGCAGAAGGTACCAATGGAGTGCTGAGTGATACAAAGCCGCTGTTGGAGAGAGTGTGCCTCACTTTAGAGAGCGATGGAGATGTGGATGTCAGTAGGGCCTCTCTGGATGGGCCTTTTTTCAGTATCACCACAGAATGGGATCGCTTTGTCACATGTTTAATGGAGTTACTGGCTGTAATGCGGTTGGACCTAGCCCAGGAGTTCTCCCAAAATGTGGATATCACCCAACTTCTTCAGTGCCTTCCAATTCAGCCACAATGCTTCCTCTTGAGCAGAGTGAGAGGCTGTGACCAGCAATGTCCTCTCTGCGGAGCCCCCTGTGAGCTGAACGAGATGGGGCATGAGGTTCACAGGGCTCTGCTCCACAGGCCCAAAGACATGTTACCCCATGACTCAGGTTCTCTGTCCTGTCCTCTCAGTTGCCCTGAAAGCATGACAGAGGACAACCCAGGCATGAGCAAAGACACAGAAGACATGTCTGTGGCACGCAGGGTCCTCCATTCCCTCTACCCAGACTGGATCATCTCCCCTGAGGACCCGAACAGCCAGATGCCTAGTGCTTACTGGAG GTATGTGTTGGGGAGGTTCAGTGAGAGGTTTGCAAAGGAATACAAGCAGGGGCCAACAAAGATTCCTGAGGAGTGGAAGACGATCACTAAGGAGGAGGCATTGTACAGTCTGAAGGAGGCCTTCCTACCTGAATGA
- the si:dkey-202l22.3 gene encoding 7 transmembrane receptor domain-containing protein, which yields MDIIMEGDFNVTGNTSYNTEQETQEGSKRLNHSDPLDMFVGMELLLRFKPLFLPLYCLVVVVAGVGNSFLLACILSDKKLHNATNFFIGNLAAGDLLMCLSCVPLTVSYAFDSRGWAFGRPLCHLVPLLQCATVFASVLSLTAIAVDRYIVVAHPIRRRISAWGCGAVALGVWLLSLALAAPPSLYTRYLDLRPNGINLIVCEEFWPHSGNLRVLYSCFILIASYMIPLLSVSVSYCAITVSLKRYSVPGEPSNSQQLWSQRRRRTFSLLVASVLAFALCWLPLQVLNLLLDLDQDFHIIGKRHINVLQVCCHLVAMSSACYNPFIYASLHSKVRMHLKGYFCPCRSRQRGTKERASSSGGVAIGRVGTFPGGPVVFRGREGQSDNSYTLPPRGPVAYEISR from the exons ATGGATATCATCATGGAAGGGGATTTCAATGTGACGGGTAACACCAGCTATAACACAGAACAAGAAACACAAGAAGGAAGCAAAAGACTCAACCACAGTGACCCCCTGGACATGTTTGTAGGCATGGAGCTTCTTCTACGTTTCAAACCTCTCTTCCTGCCTCTCTACTGTCTTGTAGTGGTCGTGGCTGGTGTTGGAAACTCCTTCCTGTTGGCTTGCATCTTGTCTGACAAGAAACTCCACAATGCCACCAACTTTTTCATCGGTAACTTAGCAGCTGGAGACCTGCTGATGTGTTTGAGTTGTGTTCCGCTGACTGTGTCCTATGCCTTTGACAGCCGTGGCTGGGCTTTTGGGAGACCCCTCTGCCACTTGGTCCCCTTGCTGCAATGTGCCACAGTATTTGCATCAGTGCTTTCACTCACTGCCATTGCTGTGGATCGCTACATTGTTGTAG CTCACCCAATTCGGAGAAGGATCTCTGCATGGGGTTGTGGTGCAGTGGCTCTGGGTGTCTGGCTTTTATCTCTGGCCCTGGCTGCACCTCCTTCTCTCTACACACGCTATCTGGACCTGCGACCCAATGGCATCAACCTGATAGTGTGTGAGGAATTCTGGCCACATAGTGGCAATCTGCGGGTGCTCTATTCTTGCTTCATTCTCATAGCCTCTTATATGATCCCGCTGCTGTCGGTCAGCGTATCCTACTGTGCCATCACTGTCAGCCTAAAACGCTATTCAGTACCTGGGGAGCCCTCCAACAGCCAGCAGCTCTGGAgccaaaggaggaggaggaccttCTCTCTACTGGTGGCCTCAGTGCTAGCTTTCGCCCTGTGTTGGCTGCCCCTGCAG GTGTTGAACCTGTTGCTGGACCTGGACCAAGACTTCCACATCATAGGGAAGCGCCACATAAATGTCTTACAAGTCTGCTGTCATTTAGTGGCTATGAGCTCTGCATGCTACAACCCCTTCATCTATGCCTCACTGCACAGCAAGGTGCGCATGCACCTGAAAGGCTACTTCTGTCCTTGTCGCAGTCGTCAGAGGGGGACAAAGGAAAGGGCATCATCCAGTGGcggagtggcaatcgggagagtcgggactttccccggtgggccggtagtgtttcgaggccgTGAGGGCCagtctgataatagttatacattgccCCCCCGAGGGCCGGTGGCCTACGAAATTTCCCGGTAG
- the si:dkey-202l22.6 gene encoding up-regulator of cell proliferation isoform X1 has product MSLKLPKRLSSKKKKPPKVNAQADVLNKMGLEAFWTTPLDPASILDISTWALENQEPMEPKDLPNAFLQRLWLLSPDARSPCCKPLHDVLNNANKSPEEIINDFGGESQSAINPLDLVAAVFMSANTFLQQEMTVRMLQCQFAVPLVLPNIDPEEPSRFLLWPLRGAVSQWRSHFPDNNSKVYEGDLASTYMPVVSCVKLGYSGVSKSQVLNNVISGLRSPSDTFLHRGMDGGQLPRRLSNGLVEIGWYLPTGDTTRDIFPVPVVISNLRGDASSHEKCLSLLCKVSSAVVVFCGDLREKEKLILASCKNMASKLILIDLSDAEKNENRVVGFAGPNLEEYMGVPRGSVLQGRDLSEEELANRLCDTLKDLLPDELKHVTLEAAAKLAEELGLNVDEGAACEKAMAKVEEVLRGLDEGSAQFREKQLPLQGPSWSKLAEIEKEESKRRKEGKEIDPQLQKEKKEILVELSSYKMTPAMKIFTDTLFTTDTVERTYFLSWMKLRLWLKQIEKLNSPQDLFTNLQTEMKDGMPEHYELQNGINDDLGDSDSFCTDSTFEEETTEEQQVSEQQQMCLDVSFDQVASCSQPFEPDPSMLGLEHFLREMGLIFELTHISPGSGSHNVLRLPSLATDLLLYGIPLELMDGDASNIPIRWLGCVFAELKRRLPQEHCRTRVLTNLGVHHDRNAEVLSALFGVKFPDGRKRATRGVYMFALCLPDNLRKDMECDFLFLIDVGLCSMSLDNNTNMLIHDNEMATVATGLSDVLMQSISSHVGTEFEANFTVIVNALLRIKECGSMPICQLLAQDESINSLLQASQLRRVSDMLQTEIGDRGTSNANNHYAKTTSSITCVKGPWYNMSLSEPIDTQYSKAVLKLKQNLLGALKKCAANSEAKSLPEFMSRLCAVWDTVKAESFSIGMHNTDIALAFSLLCTEFSQWENTFLEHIESWLNGARRKIFATKAKAVDASIQNDLLSELKDEAREEVKTEVDKLRSKGEAYLMKENILNMNTFRPILMSNMDDLQERVTEEIIERLGTVNESHCSLTQLEKFEGLLEKEQESKLHTLLENSKSTKVLLQDTELEEEFEGAWSKTLSNFDFRPSETDDITARVTDILKENLISRGLHKHMKKLEVNGQNQTASFQVYDEHFGYRSRLKHMFEDNNRQQRLEAQRVACNIIEEYNQFVADKSILPADFSDSYVTTLLDNVEKALKETSMEIRSAFEVELKVYLCSAACQDFQKLHDRYAKDSEFLTGITATKSTYMAEFIYQFRKRDQCQRVAQAFTSMIIKPTVLDYIYRPLGMCIVEEIQAKAQQYQSPRAFHQSFLEELIEEDCFESFLEYLLSYENIRVRKIQETVVAHLSESTSLNKWRQQRLGEIIGKTAAAVSQAAEGTNGVLSDTKPLLERVCLTLESDGDVDVSRASLDGPFFSITTEWDRFVTCLMELLAVMRLDLAQEFSQNVDITQLLQCLPIQPQCFLLSRVRGCDQQCPLCGAPCELNEMGHEVHRALLHRPKDMLPHDSGSLSCPLSCPESMTEDNPGMSKDTEDMSVARRVLHSLYPDWIISPEDPNSQMPSAYWRYVLGRFSERFAKEYKQGPTKIPEEWKTITKEEALYSLKEAFLPE; this is encoded by the exons AACCTCCAAAGGTCAATGCACAGGCAGATGTCCTAAATAAGATGGGCCTGGAGGCCttctggactacaccactggaccCAGCATCTATTTTGGACATCAGCACTTGGGCTCTGGAGAACCAGGAACCTATGGAGCCCAAGGATCTACCAAATGCTTTCCTCCAACGCCTTTGGCTGCTTAGCCCAGATGCCCGAAGTCCTTGCTGCAAACCTCTGCATGATGTTCTGAACAATGCCAACAAATCACCCGAGGAGATAATCAATGATTTCGGAGGAGAAAGCCAGAGTGCCATCAACCCTCTTGATCTTGTTGCAGCTGTCTTTATGTCTGCCAACACTTTCCTTCAGCAGGAGATGACTGTGCGCATGTTGCAATGCCAGTTTGCTGTGCCCCTGGTCCTTCCAAACATAGATCCAGAAGAACCTAGTCGCTTCCTTCTTTGGCCTTTGAGAGGTGCTGTAAGCCAATGGAGGTCTCATTTTCCGGATAATAACAGTAAGGTCTATGAGGGGGATTTGGCAAGTACATACATGCCTGTAGTTTCTTGTGTAAAGCTTGGTTACAGTGGTGTCTCTAAGTCCCAGGTACTAAACAATGTTATAAGTGGACTCAGATCTCCAAGTGACACATTTCTCCACAGGGGAATGGATGGAGGACAGCTTCCACGTAGGCTCTCCAATGGCCTGGTAGAGATTGGATGGTATCTTCCCACTGGAGACACTACCAGAGATATTTTCCCTGTCCCTGTGGTAATCTCTAACCTCCGTGGTGATGCCAGTTCACATGAGAAATGCCTCAGCCTTCTATGTAAAGTGTCTTCAGCTGTGGTTGTTTTCTGTGGGGATCttagggagaaagaaaaactaATTCTTGCCTCCTGCAAAAATATGGCCAGCAAACTCATATTGATTGACCTATCAGATGCTGAGAAGAATGAGAACAGAGTTGTGGGGTTTGCTGGTCCGAACCTTGAAGAATACATGGGGGTTCCCAGAGGATCAGTGCTGCAAGGGAGAGATTTGAGTGAGGAGGAACTGGCTAATAGGCTGTGTGACACCCTGAAAGATCTGTTACCAGATGAGCTAAAGCATGTTACACTTGAGGCAGCAGCAAAATTAGCAGAGGAGCTTGGCCTTAATGTAGATGAAGGGGCAGCGTGTGAGAAGGCAATGGCCAAAGTGGAGGAAGTATTGAGAGGTTTAGATGAGGGATCTGCTCAATTTAGAGAGAAACAGCTTCCTTTGCAGGGGCCTTCGTGGAGCAAACTTGCTGAAATAGAAAAGGAGGAGAGTAAACggagaaaagaaggaaaagaaattgATCCCCaactgcaaaaagaaaagaaagaaatcttGGTAGAGTTGAGCAGCTACAAGATGACTCCAGCGATGAAGATTTTCACTGATACGCTTTTCACAACAGATACAGTGGAAAGAACTTATTTCCTCAGTTGGATGAAACTGAGGCTTTGGCTGAAGCAAATCGAAAAACTAAACAGTCCACAAGATCTATTCACAAACCTGCAGACAGAAATGAAGGATGGCATGCCAGAACATTATGAGCTCCAAAATGGAATCAATGACGACCTAGGGGACAGTGATAGTTTCTGCACAGATTCAACATTTGAAGAAGAAACAACTGAAGAGCAGCAAGTTTCTGAGCAACAACAAATGTGTCTAGATGTTTCCTTTGATCAGGTAGCATCATGTTCACAGCCTTTTGAACCTGATCCGTCCATGCTGGGACTGGAGCACTTTTTGCGTGAGATGGGCTTGATTTTTGAGCTAACACACATCAGCCCCGGCAGTGGGAGCCACAATGTGTTGCGTCTACCTAGCTTAGCTACAGACCTTCTTCTCTATGGAATTCCACTTGAACTAATGGATGGAGATGCCTCAAACATTCCCATCCGCTGGCTGGGTTGTGTCTTTGCAGAGCTTAAACGCCGCCTTCCTCAAGAACATTGCAGGACGCGAGTGCTGACAAACCTCGGAGTGCATCATGATAGGAACGCTGAGGTTCTATCTGCATTATTTGGGGTGAAATTTCCTGATGGAAGGAAAAGAGCCACCAGAGGGGTGTACATGTTTGCCCTGTGTCTCCCAGATAACCTCAGAAAGGACATGGagtgtgattttctgtttttaattgaTGTAGGTCTCTGCTCAATGTCTCTAgacaacaacacaaatatgCTGATCCACGACAATGAGATGGCCACTGTTGCAACAGGATTGAGTGATGTCTTAATGCAGAGCATCTCTTCACATGTGGGTACTGAGTTTGAAGCTAATTTCACTGTCATAGTCAATGCTCTCCTACGCATCAAAGAATGTGGCTCCATGCCCATTTGCCAACTCCTGGCCCAGGATGAAAGCATAAACAGCTTATTACAAGCATCACAGTTAAGACGTGTATCGGATATGCTTCAGACTGAGATTGGGGACAGAGGAACCAGCAATGCTAATAACCATTATGCAAAAACCACAAGCTCCATCACCTGTGTCAAAGGGCCTTGGTACAATATGTCCCTCTCTGAACCAATTGATACGCAGTATAGTAAGGCTGTGTTAAAGCTTAAGCAAAACCTGTTGGGGGCATTGAAAAAGTGTGCAGCCAACTCTGAAGCCAAAAGTCTGCCTGAATTTATGAGCCGTTTGTGTGCTGTTTGGGATACAGTGAAAGCAGAATCATTCTCCATTGGTATGCACAATACTGACATAGCTTTAGCCTTCTCTTTATTGTGCACAGAGTTTTCCCAGTGGGAGAATACTTTCCTGGAACACATTGAAAGCTGGCTTAATGGGGCAAGAAGGAAAATCTTTGCCACAAAGGCAAAGGCTGTAGACGCTTCGATCCAAAATGACCTTCTGAGTGAGCTAAAGGATGAAGCCAGAGAGGAAGTCAAAACAGAGGTGGACAAACTCAGGTCAAAAGGAGAGGCCTATTTGATGAAAGAAAACATTCTCAACATGAACACATTCAGGCCAATCCTAATGAGCAATATGGATGACCTTCAGGAGCGAGTAACTGAAGAGATAATAGAAAGGTTGGGGACAGTCAACGAGAGCCATTGTTCTTTAACACAGTTGGAAAAATTTGAGGGCTTACTGGAAAAAGAACAGGAATCCAAGCTACACACACTGTTAGAGAACAGCAAGTCAACCAAAGTTCTCCTTCAAGATACAGAGCTAGAAGAGGAGTTTGAGGGTGCATGGAGTAAGACGTTGTCTAACTTTGACTTCAGGCCTTCAGAGACAGATGATATTACTGCAAGAGTGACTGATATTTTGAAAGAGAATCTAATCAGCCGTGGTCTccacaaacacatgaaaaaacttGAAGTTAATGGCCAAAACCAGACAGCTAGCTTCCAAGTTTATGATGAGCACTTTGGATACCGCAGCAGATTAAAGCACATGTTTGAAGACAACAACAGACAGCAGAGGTTAGAAGCTCAACGGGTAGCATGCAATATCATAGAAGAATACAATCAGTTTGTTGCAGATAAATCTATCTTACCAGCAGATTTCTCTGACAGCTACGTTACAACACTGTTAGACAATGTTGAAAAAGCTTTAAAAGAAACATCAATGGAAATCAGATCAGCTTTTGAAGTGGAACTGAAAGTTTATCTCTGCAGCGCTGCATGCCAAGACTTTCAAAAACTACATGACCGCTATGCCAAGGACAGTGAGTTTTTGACAGGTATCACTGCAACTAAGAGTACCTACATGGCAGAGTTTATCTACCAGTTCAGAAAGAGAGACCAGTGCCAGAGAGTGGCTCAAGCGTTTACCTCCATGATCATCAAACCTACAGTGTTGGACTACATCTATAGACCACTGGGGATGTGTATTGTAGAAGAAATCCAGGCTAAAGCCCAGCAGTATCAGTCCCCACGCGCCTTCCACCAAAGCTTTCTGGAAGAGCTTATAGAGGAGGACTGCTTTGAAAGCTTCCTGGAATATTTGCTTTCCTATGAAAACATCAGAGTGAGGAAGATCCAGGAGACAGTGGTGGCTCACCTCTCTGAATCAACCAGTTTGAATAAATGGAGACAACAGAGACTTGGAGAAATCATCGGAAAGACTGCGGCAGCAGTGAGCCAAGCGGCAGAAGGTACCAATGGAGTGCTGAGTGATACAAAGCCGCTGTTGGAGAGAGTGTGCCTCACTTTAGAGAGCGATGGAGATGTGGATGTCAGTAGGGCCTCTCTGGATGGGCCTTTTTTCAGTATCACCACAGAATGGGATCGCTTTGTCACATGTTTAATGGAGTTACTGGCTGTAATGCGGTTGGACCTAGCCCAGGAGTTCTCCCAAAATGTGGATATCACCCAACTTCTTCAGTGCCTTCCAATTCAGCCACAATGCTTCCTCTTGAGCAGAGTGAGAGGCTGTGACCAGCAATGTCCTCTCTGCGGAGCCCCCTGTGAGCTGAACGAGATGGGGCATGAGGTTCACAGGGCTCTGCTCCACAGGCCCAAAGACATGTTACCCCATGACTCAGGTTCTCTGTCCTGTCCTCTCAGTTGCCCTGAAAGCATGACAGAGGACAACCCAGGCATGAGCAAAGACACAGAAGACATGTCTGTGGCACGCAGGGTCCTCCATTCCCTCTACCCAGACTGGATCATCTCCCCTGAGGACCCGAACAGCCAGATGCCTAGTGCTTACTGGAG GTATGTGTTGGGGAGGTTCAGTGAGAGGTTTGCAAAGGAATACAAGCAGGGGCCAACAAAGATTCCTGAGGAGTGGAAGACGATCACTAAGGAGGAGGCATTGTACAGTCTGAAGGAGGCCTTCCTACCTGAATGA